A stretch of the Rosa rugosa chromosome 5, drRosRugo1.1, whole genome shotgun sequence genome encodes the following:
- the LOC133711346 gene encoding putative disease resistance protein RGA3: MVVLSLLTSAAGGALSKVSSLATDQLGLEIVCCFRKELYKLQVSSTDIGDMIHDAAHEPEDRKMRARARWMKRLISVAHDAEDILEEVQYEVDRIVIEETSLDKKILGFFCNNPLVFRLQMARKIHDINTSLENLNNRAASVGLATTRRSNGGAASSQGKQSRETFSFLEKNEFTHKDAIIVGRDQVLTNIIATLTDSKNQEKVLSVMAVVGLGGLGKTTLAQIVTKQLKEGEMKMYFDTTFWVYAPNTSDVNSILRGMLESYDDSTGANLSHREALIGSLHGKLKEKRYFLVLDDVWDVDANSWEDLKRCLLLLSSAKGSSVIVTTRSARVASIMETLDRCDLGTLADDECWSIVKDRAFADPNAPIPSDLEGIGRDIAKKCAGLPLVAKVLGSLMRSKNSSDVYNEWKSIKESEIWQVSSDREDSRIMSVLRLSFDNLEFPLKQCFAYCSMLKRGSSIKRDNLIQLWMAQGFLRPSHDLQSKGIEMEDIGRGYFDTLLESSLFQDATKDEDGVITKSKMHDLVHDLAIEVSKCESLTPDLNHEMDDDEIQHVARIPTSELKRIPETSISRLRSLFSSVQVLNIILPKLSALRVLSFCVVNQESPDFLIFWEVKNQESPNSLDKLKHLRYLDLSHTNIKAFPESIGKLYNLQTLILPWSLRKCPKEIQNLINLRHLYHDGITWPMEFEAGIVGRLTKIQTLPWFNVGKETGPTMEELGGLKHLRGHLIIYRLEHVRDGEEAKNACLAEKSHLSELTCDWTHGEVPNGNETDVIDGLKPHLNLQSLNIEFFMGATLPSWITGLQNLKEIRLAGCNNCEGIPTLGHLPNLRSLGIQMHKLIRLGTEFYGTGTTSFRALKTLYINKCQELIEWMEAPRISAEGEVVEFPCLDKLHLIDCPKLRNAPSRFPRLKMLVMDRMGNSMPIENISTQLTTLTYLTIIGVKGLTCLPEGMLNNNNSLTHLEVSGCDELTCIALDVSDTLPHLEELSISGCDSLESIRITQGIASLRQLKIHGCEALSSLEVGLDYCTSLQELEIYKCPNLVSIPTARGMPSLRKLNLIEWHHISPDVDD; this comes from the exons ATGGTTGTGCTCTCTCTCCTTACTTCTGCTGCCGGAGGAGCGCTGAGTAAGGTGTCTTCACTTGCTACTGATCAATTGGGACTCGAAATCGTCTGCTGTTTCCGCAAAGAGCTATATAAGCTCCAAGTATCCTCAACTGATATTGGGGATATGATACATGATGCTGCGCACGAACCCGAAGATCGGAAAATGCGGGCAAGGGCCAGGTGGATGAAGAGGCTGATAAGCGTAGCTCATGATGCAGAAGATATCTTGGAGGAAGTTCAATATGAAGTAGATCGGATCGTTATAGAGGAGACAAGCCTGGATAAGAAGATACTCGGCTTCTTCTGCAACAATCCTCTTGTATTTCGTCTCCAGATGGCACGCAAGATTCACGACATCAACACATCCTTGGAGAATCTCAACAATCGAGCAGCCAGTGTGGGACTCGCCACGACAAGGAGATCAAATGGAGGTGCAGCAAGCAGTCAAGGCAAGCAGTCAAGGGAAACATTCTCATTCCTTGAGAAAAATGAATTCACCCACAAAGATGCAATCATTGTTGGAAGGGATCAGGTTTTGACAAATATAATTGCAACCCTGACCGACTCCAAAAATCAAGAAAAGGTTCTTTCGGTGATGGCCGTTGTGGGATTGGGAGGCCTGGGTAAAACAACTTTGGCCCAAATAGTTACCAAGCAGCTGAAAGAAGGTGAAATGAAAATGTACTTTGATACAACATTCTGGGTATACGCACCCAATACTTCTGATGTCAATTCAATATTACGTGGAATGCTGGAATCATATGACGACTCAACGGGAGCAAATCTTTCACATCGGGAAGCATTGATTGGAAGCCTCCACGGGAAGTTGAAAGAGAAAAGGTATTTTCTTGTGCTTGATGACGTTTGGGATGTGGATGCTAATAGTTGGGAGGATTTGAAGCGTTGTCTGTTGCTACTAAGTTCTGCCAAAGGAAGCTCTGTGATTGTCACCACCCGTAGTGCCAGGGTTGCATCAATCATGGAAACACTTGATAGATGCGATCTAGGGACTCTAGCGGATGATGAATGTTGGTCCATAGTGAAGGATAGAGCATTTGCAGATCCTAATGCTCCGATACCTTCAGATCTAGAGGGAATCGGAAGGGACATTGCCAAAAAATGTGCTGGTCTTCCATTGGTGGCAAAG GTTTTGGGAAGCTTGATGCGTTCTAAGAATAGTAGCGACGTCTACAATGAATGGAAGTCAATTAAGGAAAGTGAAATATGGCAGGTATCATCAGACAGAGAGGATAGCAGGATTATGTCGGTTCTGAGGTTGAGTTTTGACAATTTGGAATTCCCATTGAAACAATGTTTTGCATATTGCTCCATGCTCAAAAGAGGTTCCTCAATTAAAAGAGATAACTTGATCCAACTGTGGATGGCTCAAGGTTTTCTCCGTCCTTCTCATGATCTCCAAAGCAAGGGGATTGAAATGGAGGATATAGGCAGAGGGTATTTTGATACTCTACTGGAGAGCTCCTTATTTCAAGATGCTACAAAGGATGAGGATGGCGTTATCACCAAATCCAAAATGCACGATCTTGTGCATGATCTTGCAATAGAAGTATCCAAGTGTGAGAGCTTGACACCAGACCTCAATCatgagatggatgatgatgAGATTCAACATGTTGCACGGATTCCGACTTCAGAACTTAAAAGGATTCCAGAAACAAGTATTTCAAGACTGCGCTCACTCTTTTCTAGTGTCCAGGTCCTTAATATCATTTTACCGAAGTTAAGTGCTTTACGTGTCTTAAGTTTCTGTGTGGTAAACCAGGAGTCGCCAGATTTCTTAATTTTCTGGGAGGTAAAGAACCAGGAGTCGCCAAATTCACTCGACAAGTTGAAGCACTTGAGGTATCTAGATCTTTCCCATACAAATATCAAAGCATTCCCAGAGTCTATTGGCAAGCTCTATAACCTCCAAACATTGATATTACCGTGGTCTCTTCGAAAATGTCCAAAAGAGATTCAAAATTTGATCAACTTGAGGCATCTTTATCACGATGGCATAACATGGCCAATGGAATTTGAGGCTGGGATTGTGGGGCGATTAACTAAAATCCAAACATTACCTTGGTTTAATGTGGGTAAGGAGACTGGTCCTACAATGGAGGAGTTGGGTGGGTTGAAGCATTTGAGAGGCCACTTAATTATCTATAGGCTAGAACATGTAAGGGATGGAGAAGAAGCAAAGAATGCTTGCTTAGCGGAGAAGAGTCACTTGAGCGAGTTAACATGTGACTGGACACACGGTGAGGTACCTAATGGCAATGAGACGGATGTAATAGATGGCTTGAAACCTCATCTTAATTTGCAGAGCTTGAACATTGAGTTTTTCATGGGTGCTACACTTCCGTCATGGATAACGGGTCTCCAAAATTTGAAGGAGATTCGATTAGCTGGCTGTAACAATTGTGAAGGAATCCCAACACTCGGCCATCTACCTAATTTAAGATCTCTTGGTATTCAGATGCATAAGCTGATACGTTTGGGAACTGAGTTTTATGGTACTGGTACAACTTCATTTCGAGCACTGAAAACATTATACATCAACAAGTGCCAAGAGCTCATTGAATGGATGGAAGCACCGAGGATATCAGCTGaaggagaagttgtggaatttccTTGCCTCGATAAGTTGCATCTCATTGACTGTCCTAAATTGAGAAATGCTCCGAGTCGTTTTCCACGTCTCAAGATGTTGGTGATGGATAGAATGGGTAACAGCATGCCAATAGAAAATATAAGCACTCAACTTACCACTCTCACTTATCTCACAATAATTGGTGTAAAGGGACTCACTTGTCTACCAGAAGGGATGCTGAACAATAACAATAGTCTCACACATTTAGAGGTAAGTGGTTGTGATGAGTTGACGTGTATTGCTCTTGATGTATCTGACACGCTCCCTCATCTTGAGGAGTTGAGTATATCTGGTTGTGACAGCCTAGAGTCGATTCGGATCACACAGGGCATCGCATCTCTCCGTCAATTGAAAATCCATGGTTGTGAGGCATTATCAAGCCTAGAGGTTGGGCTCGATTACTGCACCTCTCTTCAGGAGTTGGAGATATATAAGTGCCCTAATCTGGTTTCAATTCCAACCGCACGGGGCATGCCGTCTCTCCGGAAATTGAATCTCATAGAGT GGCATCACATCTCTCCAGATGTTGACGATTGA
- the LOC133711347 gene encoding putative disease resistance protein RGA3: protein MQDRETTSFFEKNFTLKDAIIVGRDEVVSKIIATVTNSNNEEKILSVMAIVGLGGLGKTTLARSVTKQLKEGEMEKYFDITFWVYVSNSFDVNSILRRMLESYDDASGANLSSREALIGRLQLKLKEKRYFLVLDDLWNEDANKWDDLKRCLLQLCAAKGSSVIVTTRSAKVASIMETLRRCDLETLSDDECWSILKDRVFADPNAPIASELEGLGRNIAKKCAGLPLAAKVLGSLMRSKNSSNEWSSILESKIWQLSSNRGDNRTMQVLRLSFDNLKSPLKQCFAYCSMLERGSSIERDNLIQLWMAQGFLHHSHDHQSKQGIETEDIGNKHFDTLLENSLFQDATKDEDGVITRCKMHDLAHDDTSVSNTIFPKFKALRVLTFCETENQKLLDQKAENQELPNSLGKLKHLRYLDISDTEIEALPKSIGKLYNLQTLKLPDLEKCPKEIQNLINLRHFYFGEGMKFEAEILRRLTNLRTLPSFNVGKERGPAIKELGGLNQLRGHLIIDGLQHVRDGEEAKNARLVQKNHLRELTFKWTDDGLADVLDDGSLGSHVPPNENQTDVLDDASSLLPNENQTYVLGGLEPHGNLQSLKIENFMGVRFPSWITSLQNLKQIRLLNCCSREGVPTLGHLPNLRSLEIKRMKKLKCVGAEFYGTSTTLFPALKALYILGCQELIEWMEAPRISGEVVVFPCLEELELRYCPKLRNAPSRFPRLKRLWIDEMDNNMPIENISTQLTTLTNLYIDHVKGLTCLPEGMLNNNKSLTYLQIVNCDELTCIALDVSDTLPCLEKLKIV, encoded by the exons ATGCAGGACAGGGAAACAACCTCATTCTTTGAGAAAAATTTCACCTTGAAAGATGCAATCATTGTTGGAAGGGATGAGGTGGTGTCAAAAATAATTGCAACCGTGACCAACTCCAACAATGAAGAAAAGATTCTTTCGGTGATGGCCATTGTGGGATTGGGAGGCCTAGGTAAAACAACTTTGGCTCGCTCAGTTACCAAGCAACTGAAAGAAGGTGAAATGGAAAAGTACTTTGATATAACATTCTGGGTGTATGTATCTAATTCTTTTGATGTCAATTCAATTTTACGTCGAATGCTGGAATCATATGACGACGCGAGTGGAGCAAATCTTTCAAGTCGGGAAGCATTGATTGGAAGGCTCCAGCTGAAGTTGAAAGAGAAAAGGTATTTTCTTGTACTTGATGACCTTTGGAATGAGGATGCTAATAAATGGGATGATTTGAAGCGTTGTCTGTTGCAACTATGTGCTGCCAAAGGAAGCTCTGTGATTGTCACCACCCGTAGCGCCAAGGTTGCATCAATCATGGAAACACTTCGTAGGTGCGATCTAGAGACTTTATCGGATGATGAATGTTGGTCCATATTGAAGGATAGAGTGTTTGCAGATCCTAATGCTCCAATAGCTTCAGAACTAGAGGGACTCGGACGGAACATTGCCAAAAAGTGCGCTGGTCTTCCATTGGCAGCAAAG GTTTTGGGAAGCTTGATGCGTTCTAAGAATAGTAGCAACGAATGGTCCTCAATTctggaaagtaaaatatggcaGTTATCATCAAACAGAGGGGATAATAGGACCATGCAGGTTCTGAGGTTGAGTTTTGACAATTTGAAATCACCATTGAAACAATGTTTTGCATATTGCTCCATGCTCGAGAGAGGTTCCTCAATTGAAAGAGATAACTTGATCCAACTATGGATGGCTCAAGGTTTTCTCCATCATTCTCATGATCACCAAAGCAAGCAAGGCATTGAAACAGAGGATATAGGCAATAAGCATTTTGATACGCTACTGGAGAACTCTTTGTTTCAAGATGCTACAAAGGATGAGGATGGTGTTATCACCCGATGCAAGATGCATGATCTTGCGCATGATGATACTTCT GTCTCTAATACCATTTTCCCAAAGTTTAAAGCTTTACGTGTCTTAACTTTTTGTGAGACTGAGAATCAGAAGTTGTTAGACCAAAAAGCAGAGAATCAGGAATTGCCAAATTCACTTGGTAAGCTGAAGCACTTGAGGTATCTAGATATTTCCGATACAGAAATTGAAGCACTCCCAAAGTCTATTGGCAAGCTCTATAACCTCCAAACATTGAAATTACCGGATCTCGAAAAGTGTCCAAAGGAGATTCAAAATTTGATCAACTTGAGGCATTTTTATTTTGGTGAGGGGATGAAATTTGAGGCTGAGATTTTGAGGCGATTAACTAATCTCCGAACACTGCCTTCCTTTAATGTGGGTAAGGAGAGAGGTCCTGCAATTAAGGAGTTGGGTGGGTTGAACCAATTGAGAGGCCACTTAATTATTGATGGGCTACAACATGTAAGGGATGGAGAAGAAGCAAAGAATGCTCGCTTAGTGCAGAAGAATCACTTACGTGAGCTAACATTTAAGTGGACAGACGATGGCTTGGCGGATGTACTAGATGATGGTTCATTAGGTAGTCACGTGCCCCCTAATGAAAATCAGACGGATGTACTAGATGATGCTAGTTCATTACTACCTAATGAAAATCAGACTTATGTACTAGGTGGCTTGGAACCTCATGGTAACTTGCAAAGCttgaagattgaaaattttatgGGTGTGAGATTTCCGTCATGGATAACGAGTCTCCAAAATTTGAAGCAGATTCGACTACTCAATTGTTGCAGTCGTGAAGGAGTCCCAACACTCGGGCATCTACCTAATCTAAGATCTCTTGAAATTAAGAGGATGAAAAAGCTGAAATGTGTGGGAGCTGAGTTTTATGGTACTAGTACAACTTTGTTTCCAGCACTGAAAGCATTATACATCCTTGGGTGCCAAGAGCTCATTGAATGGATGGAAGCACCGAGGATATCAGGAGAAGTAGTGGTATTTCCTTGCCTCGAAGAGTTGGAACTCAGGTACTGTCCCAAATTGAGAAATGCTCCGAGTCGTTTTCCACGTCTCAAGAGGTTGTGGATAGACGAAATGGACAACAACATGCCAATAGAAAATATAAGCACTCAGCTTACCACTCTCACCAATCTCTATATAGATCATGTAAAGGGACTAACTTGTCTACCAGAAGGGATGCTGAACAATAACAAGAGTCTCACATATTTGCAGATAGTTAATTGTGATGAGTTGACTTGTATTGCTCTCGATGTATCTGACACGCTCCCTTGTCTTGAGAAGTTGAaaattgtttaa
- the LOC133711348 gene encoding putative disease resistance protein RGA3: protein MFILESAAGEVVSKVTALATDQLRLDIVLGFRKEIHKLKETSTLIGDIIHDASHEPEDRELRARANWMKKLISVAYNADDILDEIEYEVQRIVIKETSLDKKILGFFCNNPVVFRLKMARKIYNINTSLDDLNKQAASVGLGMTRRSNGGAAASKDKRETTSFVEKNEFTLKDATIVGRDQVVSDIIATLTNFNNQEKILSVMAIVGLGGLGKTTLARSVTKQLKEGEMKRYFNATLWVYVSNTFDVNSILRRMLESYDDATGANLSSREALIGSLQQKLKEKRYFLVLDDVWNEDANNWDDLKRCLLQLNSAEGSSVIVTTRSAKVASIMETLRRCDLGTLSDDECWSILKDRVFADPTAPIPSELEEIGRLIAKKCAGLPLAAKVLGSLMRSKNGSNEWLSILQSKIWQVSSDKEDSKIMSVLGFSFNNLESPLKQCFAYCSMLERGSSIERDNLIQLWMAQGFLHPSHGHQTKQEIEMEDIGNKYFETLLENSLFQDATEDENDYGVIITQCKMHDLVHDLANEVSKCESWTSDFNHEMDDHEIRHVARVPTAILEKMPKSSISRLRSFFSNIGEVSNTIFPKFRALRVLSFCETENQELPYSLISKLKHLRYLDLSDTKIKALPESIGKLYNLQTLRLPWNLKKCPKVIQNLINLRHFYFGEEMKFEAGILGRLTNLRRLPFFNVGDERGPAIKELGGLNQLRGHLIIIGLEHVRDGEEAKKARLVQKSHLSRLTFVWTDNEVPNNENQTDVLDGLEPHANLLSLTIGNFMGARFPSWISAEGEVVVFPCLEQLRIDGCDSLESIRITQGIASLRQLKISYCEALSSLEVGLDYCTSLQELEIDNCPNLVSIPTAQGMPSLRKLNLVACEGLSSLGSGLNYCTSLQELEIKICDNLTSIPITQDITSLRRLTILYCERLLSLPSGLQFCTSLEYLYIKDCSSLVSEEDCHTLESIPPNLRQLLICHCGKLKYVPTGGFHRLIRLKELTIGPFWHKLDAFPDFQLPPNSQLEELWLFGWPKLKSLPQQIQHFTCLKELQISFFKGLEALPEWLGTLTSLEALRIWHCENLKYLPTQNAMKNLTKLEHLVAALSYLTGRSNDAVPVVQSPLPFTASLLCYIEDKVLISISYENEKLRSIHPKWKLFKQKMRTADMSG from the exons ATGTTTATCCTTGAATCCGCTGCCGGCGAAGTAGTGAGTAAGGTGACTGCACTCGCTACTGATCAATTGAGACTCGATATCGTCTTGGGGTTCCGCAAAGAGATACATAAGCTCAAAGAAACCTCAACCCTGATTGGAGATATAATCCATGATGCTTCTCATGAACCTGAAGATCGGGAACTGCGGGCAAGGGCCAATTGGATGAAGAAGCTTATAAGTGTAGCTTATAATGCAGACGATATTCTGGATGAAATAGAATATGAAGTTCAGCGTATCGTTATAAAGGAGACGAGCCTGGATAAGAAGATACTCGGCTTCTTCTGCAACAATCCTGTTGTATTTCGTCTCAAGATGGCACGCAAGATTTACAACATCAACACATCCTTGGATGATCTCAACAAGCAAGCAGCCAGTGTGGGACTCGGCATGACAAGGAGATCAAATGGAGGTGCAGCAGCAAGTAAAGATAAGCGGGAAACAACCTCATTCGTTGAGAAAAATGAATTCACCTTGAAAGATGCAACCATTGTTGGAAGGGATCAGGTTGTGTCAGATATAATTGCAACCTTGACCAACTTCAACAATCAAGAAAAGATTCTTTCGGTGATGGCCATTGTGGGATTGGGAGGCCTAGGTAAAACAACTTTGGCTCGCTCAGTTACCAAGCAACTGAAAGAAGGTGAAATGAAAAGGTACTTTAATGCAACATTATGGGTGTATGTATCTAATACTTTTGATGTCAATTCAATTTTACGTCGAATGCTGGAATCATATGACGACGCGACTGGAGCAAATCTTTCAAGTCGGGAAGCATTGATTGGAAGCCTCCAGCAGAAGTTGAAAGAGAAAAGGTATTTTCTTGTACTCGATGACGTTTGGAATGAGGATGCTAACAATTGGGATGATTTGAAGCGTTGTCTATTGCAACTAAATTCAGCTGAAGGAAGCTCTGTGATTGTCACCACCCGTAGTGCCAAGGTTGCATCAATCATGGAAACACTTCGTAGGTGCGATCTAGGGACTCTATCGGATGATGAATGTTGGTCCATATTAAAGGATAGAGTATTTGCAGATCCTACTGCTCCGATACCTTCAGAACTAGAGGAAATTGGAAGGTTAATTGCCAAAAAGTGTGCTGGTCTTCCATTGGCGGCAAAG GTTTTGGGAAGCTTGATGCGTTCTAAGAACGGTAGCAATGAATGGTTGTCAATTCTGCAAAGTAAAATATGGCAGGTATCATCAGACAAAGAGGATAGCAAGATCATGTCGGTTCTGGGGTTCAGTTTTAACAATTTGGAATCACCATTGAAACAATGTTTTGCATATTGCTCCATGCTCGAGAGAGGTTCCTCTATTGAAAGAGATAACTTGATCCAACTATGGATGGCTCAAGGTTTTCTCCATCCTTCTCATGGTCACCAAACCAAGCAAGAGATTGAAATGGAGGATATAGGCAATAAGTATTTTGAGACTCTACTAGAGAACTCCTTGTTTCAAGATGCTACAGAGGATGAGAATGACTATGGTGTTATCATCACCCAATGCAAGATGCATGATCTTGTGCATGATCTTGCAAACGAAGTATCCAAGTGTGAGAGCTGGACATCAGACTTCAATCATGAGATGGATGATCATGAGATTCGACATGTTGCACGGGTTCCTACTGCAATACTAGAAAAGATGCCAAAATCAAGTATATCAAGACTGCGCTCATTCTTTTCAAATATCGGGGAGGTCTCTAATACCATTTTTCCAAAATTTAGAGCTTTACGTGTCTTAAGTTTTTGTGAGACTGAGAATCAGGAGTTGCCATATTCACTAATTAGCAAGCTGAAGCACTTGAGATATCTAGATCTTTCTGATACAAAAATCAAAGCACTCCCAGAGTCTATTGGCAAGCTCTATAACCTCCAAACATTGAGATTACCTTGGAATCTTAAAAAGTGTCCAAAGGTGATTCAAAATTTGATCAACTTGAGGCATTTTTACTTTGGTGAGGAAATGAAATTTGAGGCTGGGATTTTGGGGCGATTAACTAATCTCCGAAGATTGCCTTTCTTTAATGTGGGTGACGAGAGAGGTCCTGCAATTAAGGAGTTGGGTGGGTTGAACCAATTGAGAGGCCACTTAATTATTATTGGGCTAGAACATGTAAGGGATGGAGAAGAAGCAAAGAAGGCTCGCTTGGTGCAGAAGAGTCACTTAAGTCGGTTAACATTTGTATGGACAGACAATGAGGTACCTAATAATGAAAACCAGACGGATGTACTAGATGGCTTGGAACCTCATGCTAACTTGCTAAGCTTGACTATTGGAAATTTCATGGGTGCTAGATTTCCTTCATGGATATCAGCTGAAGGAGAGGTCGTGGTATTTCCTTGCCTCGAACAGTTGAGGATAGATGGTTGTGACAGCCTAGAGTCGATTCGGATCACACAGGGCATCGCATCTCTCCGTCAATTGAAGATCAGCTATTGTGAGGCATTATCAAGCCTAGAGGTTGGGCTCGATTACTGCACCTCTCTTCAGGAGTTGGAGATAGATAATTGCCCTAATCTGGTTTCAATTCCAACCGCACAGGGCATGCCGTCTCTCCGGAAATTGAATCTCGTAGCGTGTGAGGGATTGTCAAGCCTAGGAAGCGGGCTCAACTACTGCACCTCTCTTCAGGAATTGGAGATTAAGATTTGTGATAATCTAACATCAATTCCAATCACACAGGACATCACATCTCTCCGGAGGTTGACGATTCTTTATTGTGAGAGATTATTAAGCCTACCGAGTGGGCTCCAATTCTGCACCTCTCTTGAGTATCTCTATATAAAGGATTGCTCCAGTCTAGTATCG GAGGAGGATTGCCATACTCTAGAATCTATTCCACCTAATCTTCGTCAGTTGTTGATATGTCATTGTGGGAAATTAAAATATGTACCCACAGGAGGATTTCACCGCCTCATTCGTTTGAAGGAGCTGACAATTGGTCCGTTCTGGCATAAGCTGGACGCCTTCCCTGATTTTCAGCTTCCACCTAATTCACAACTTGAAGAGTTATGGTTGTTTGGGTGGCCTAAGCTCAAGTCTCTGCCCCAACAAATTCAGCACTTTACTTGTTTAAAAGAACTCCAGATATCATTTTTTAAGGGACTAGAAGCTCTTCCTGAGTGGTTGGGAACTCTTACATCTCTTGAGGCTCTGAGGATCTGGCATTGTGAGAATCTCAAGTATCTACCTACACAAAATGCTATGAAAAACCTCACCAAATTGGAGCACCTCGTTGCT GCTCTATCATACTTGACGGGAAGATCAAATGATGCTGTCCCAGTAGTTCAATCACCTCTCCCATTTACGGCTTCTCTGCTGTGTTACATTGAAGATAAG GTGTTAATCAGCATCAGCTATGAGAATGAGAAATTGAGAAGTATCCACCCAAAGTGGAAGCTATTTAAACAAAAGATGAGGACAGCTGACATGAGTGGCTGA